The proteins below are encoded in one region of Purpureocillium takamizusanense chromosome 11, complete sequence:
- a CDS encoding uncharacterized protein (TransMembrane:7 (o12-36i48-70o82-109i121-141o165-187i314-334o366-385i)~COG:S~EggNog:ENOG503NZXQ), with the protein MLDTLTDDQLNAISIIERSCSVLSLLGCIFTIATFCMSSSFHKPINRLVFYASFGNMLTNVGTLMSRAYLTEIDSFGCQLQGFLIQLFMPADAFWTLAMAINVYLTFYYKFDARRLRKMELWYLLGCYGIPFIPAFTFIFIRNSRGQRVYGNANLWCWVSPEFDILRIAVFYGPVWCVILVTFFIYSRAGRTIYEKRKQLHDFQSSDPDPLSVNGEAITTMKRTEVTVTTEAASEAGIQLGSVGRGDTAGGEGSRNANGAYSVHISADNQSAAAEDISLPIQGQTFQQQTSSVQIARRRAPNTMRRRNHELNNAAWSYTKCAILFFTAILITWIPSSANRVYSVIHQKETFVPLEFMSAFVLPLQGFWNAVIYAVTSWSACKNLFHDMKQGRRPAVSELVGGGTSGDGTSSGGPRRRSQFKTPARRNSGTFESESMTELAKTRTNSADGRHAC; encoded by the exons ATGCTAGACACGTTGACAGACGATCAACTCAATGCAATTAGCATCATCGAGCGGTCATGCTCGGTTCTATCGCTACTGGGATGCATTTTCACCATTGCCACGTTCTGCATGTCCAGTTCATTCCATAAACCAATCAATCGGCTTGTCTTTTACGCATCATTCGGAAACATGTTGACAAACGTTGGGACACTCATGTCTCGCGCGTATTTGACCGAGATCGATTCCTTCGGATGCCAGCTCCAAGGGTTCTTGATCCAGCT CTTCATGCCCGCCGATGCCTTTTGGACATTAGCCATGGCTATCAACGTCTACCTGACATTCTACTATAAGTTCGATGCGCGTCGCCTGCGGAAGATGGAGCTGTGGTATCTTTTAGGGTGCTACGGCATTCCCTTCATTCCAGCATTCACATTCATATTCATCAGAAACAGTCGCGGTCAACGTGTATACGGCAACGCGAACCTCTGGTGCTGGGTAAGCCCCGAGTTCGATATCCTCCGAATCGCCGTCTTTTACGGGCCAGTATG GTGCGTGATCCTCGTCACGTTCTTCATCTACAGTCGCGCCGGGCGCACCATCTACGAAAAGCGCAAGCAGCTCCACGACTTCCAGTCTTCGGACCCCGATCCCCTGTCCGTGAACGGAGAGGCCATCACTACCATGAAGCGAACCGAGGTTACGGTCACGACCGAAGCCGCAAGCGAAGCTGGGATTCAGCTGGGCTCAGTCGGCAGGGGTGACACGGCGGGTGGCGAGGGCAGTCGAAATGCCAACGGCGCATACTCTGTCCACATTTCTGCCGATAACCAGTCGGCCGCGGCTGAGGACATATCGCTGCCCATCCAGGGCCAGACGTTTCAGCAACAGACGAGCAGCGTCCAGatcgcacgacgacgagcccctAACACTATGCGACGGCGCAACCACGAACTGAACAACGCAGCATGGTCTTACACCAAATGCGCCATCCTGTTCTTCACCGCAATCCTGATCACGTGGATCCCCTCAAGCGCCAACCGAGTCTACTCAGTCATCCACCAGAAAGAGACATTCGTACCGCTCGAGTTCATGAGCGCGTTCGTCCTTCCGCTTCAGGGCTTTTGGAACGCGGTCATATACGCCGTCACGTCATGGAGCGCCTGCAAGAACCTGTTTCACGACATGAAGCAGGGCCGGAGGCCGGCTGTTTCAGAGCTCGTCGGAGGGGGCACCAGCGGGGATGGGACGAGCAGTGGGGGCCCGCGTCGCAGGAGCCAGTTCAAGACGCCCGCGAGAAGGAATTCTGGCACGTTTGAGTCGGAAAGCATGACAGAACTCGCAAAAACAAGGACGAACTCGGCGGATGGGAGGCATGCCTGTTGA
- a CDS encoding uncharacterized protein (EggNog:ENOG503P3U7) → MWGIIWTDPDLELVGEHRARKERERDEAERSKTRSGRGSMSTASSRSSTAESAFARFRSRGLRQANTSKAASKIKSSASSGAASSSVAATHSTTSPFSKASGTKSRPSSGHSSKDTSGRLGLARGRPETASATATAHQAYLELLQSDSTCCFPNSPSAHPLPALATPPGLCDSIAQFPARWAASPPPTEPLQPSPMARLPILDLPSPVRKAFIIPGLRIGEPMTPPQSPTRGHPFLFSEPPEPSPPLVPPPKSPLRARVSYRPPPPNATDNKVPRTSDHWRSVTPEIMPAKAEESGGVHTPAMGSVLNAPHEAIDLASLMSQAESMAKATPEVALSRLKTIWSIDGNVPNLAQLEAEKKRWMLSVVTHLDVEAAHDKKRQSPRRLAPDNIHNILALYESKASALYLAALNPKRRICHFSDSPLPHEAVPNVQPLSVAAVSSSAFPIPPQLFEAAYSLSLPAICTTSDLRGIVHNVSSALKPGGTLHLTLIDPLPCANTLGAKMRQWLEQHLLSNLRRESRCMSPSTALPQWLGEASLRATGSTLTTTKFYATLDNLRLQQQDPDPAIEQLRAEKKTKAELRSLVGRLLWKEIWGRYVTTDSWWWDDRGCMEECLQLGTFWEYHLIEAVKDATQ, encoded by the exons ATGTGGGGGATCATCTGGACGGACCCGGACCTGGAGCTTGTTGGAGAGCACAGGGCCAGGAAGGAGAGGGAAAGAGATGAGGCCGAGCGGAGCAAGACGCGCTCTGGCAGAGGCTCCATGTCCACGGCCAGCTCACGATCCTCGACTGCCGAATCCGCCTTCGCTCGTTTCAGATCGCGGGGCCTAAGGCAGGCAAACACGTCCAAGGCCGCTTCCAAGATaaagtcgtcggcctcgtccggcgccgcctcctcctccgtcgctGCCACCCACTCCACAACTTCCCCCTTCTCCAAGGCCTCTGGCACCAAGAGCCGCCCGAGCTCTGGCCACTCCAGCAAGGACACCtctggccgcctcggcttgGCTCGTGGCCGTCCGGAAACCGCTTCCGCTACCGCCACGGCCCATCAAGCCTACCTCGAACTTCTCCAGAGTG ACTCCACCTGCTGCTTCCCCAACAGCCCGAGCGCGCACCCTCTACCGGCACTTGCAACGCCACCTGGACTTTGCGATAGCATCGCCCAGTTCCCGGCCAGGTgggctgcgtcgccgcctccgacagAACCACTTCAGCCGTCCCCGATGGCTCGACTGCCCATTTTGGATCTGCCGAGTCCCGTGAGGAAGGCCTTCATCATCCCCGGCCTAAGGATTGGGGAACCTATGACTCCTCCACAGTCTCCCACAAGAGG CCATCCGTTCCTGTTCTCAGAGCCGCCGGAACCATCACCGCCGTTGGTACCCCCACCCAAgtcgccgctgcgggcgaggGTATCAtaccggccgccgcctcccaatGCCACCGATAACAAGGTTCCACGCACGTCCGATCACTGGCGGTCCGTGACGCCAGAGATCATGCCAGCCAAGGCGGAAGAATCGGGGGGTGTGCATACGCCTGCGATGGGCTCCGTTTTGAACGCGCCGCATGAAGCAATTGACTTGGCATCGCTCATGAGCCAAGCAGAGTCCATGGCCAAGGCTACACCAGAAGTTGCGCTATCGCGGCTCAAGACGATATGGTCCATCGACGGCAATGTACCAAAccttgcgcagctcgaggcggagaagaagagatgGATGCTGTCGGTCGTTACTCATCTAGACGTAGAAGCCGCGCACGACAAAAAGCGGCAATCGCCTCGCAGATTAGCGCCAGATAACATTCACAATATTCTCGCTCTTTACGAATCCAAAG CCTCAGCACTGTATCTCGCGGCTTTGAACCCAAAGCGGCGTATTTGTCACTTCTCGGATTCCCCGCTCCCTCACGAGGCGGTACCCAACGTACAGCCgctgtcggtggcggccgttTCATCGTCGGCGTTTCCTATACCGCCGCAGCTGTTCGAAGCCGCTTACTCCCTGTCTTTGCCGGCGATTTGCACCACGTCCGACCTGCGCGGCATAGTGCACAATGTGAGCAGTGCTCTCAAGCCCGGAGGGACTTTGCACTTGACGTTGATTGATCCGTTGCCTTGCGCCAATACATTGGGTGCCAAGATGCGGCAGTGGCTGGAACAGCACTTGCTGAGCAACCTCCGTAGGGAGTCAAGATGCATGAGCCCGAGCACAGCGCTGCCGCAGTGGCTCGGTGAGGCGTCACTTCGCGCTACCGGGAgcacgttgacgacgaccaagTTCTACGCCACCCTCGACAACCTGAGGCTTCAACAACAGGACCCAGATCCGGCTATTGAGCAGCTGCGGGCCGAGAAGAAGACCAAGGCAGAGTTGAGaagcctcgtcggccgcctgctTTGGAAAGAGATCTGGGGGCGATATGTGACGACTGATTCATGGTGGTGGGATGATCGCGGCTGCATGGAAGAGTGCCTCCAACTAGGCACGTTTTGGGAGTATCACTTGATTGAGGCTGTCAAGGACGCAACCCAGTAG